One segment of Drosophila mauritiana strain mau12 chromosome 3R, ASM438214v1, whole genome shotgun sequence DNA contains the following:
- the LOC117144336 gene encoding trichohyalin: MQNSGRGADHFNFITRTDRKSLHTQIGLLVTKAKEVTAAELHERSRRLKNMLDEEDKRYEEEFSNTVKNRIDQDIKERKEHLHAIKEQVAKQQKKFLEEKHIQQVMLDCYEIREALRHQDLVETKIVQEEQILENQRKKRRECQQDNYWLELNRRRWVQFDCNQAEENQRRHQMQQQVNHVLAVQVAEHEEKRKEELAERMEDERLINSLLEEIRLEEFVKEHQAAPVDQLAYQAELLKEIERKRCARLAEWEAEKADHMAFCRETQRLEAEALAKIAQSKKDLNRATLEYLAYLRRMQSLELGIEKMMDERIADLYQLDMCTKVNITERVRVKREAAEKCHVILRKQMCEDYERKIRSDAELRENKMMENRFVHPEVTHEMIACRQIQHKADLDAQIKEMKRIQAEEEKRFDSRLMAAVDDPVLCKRLAKEILENGIDYLAPHPNWRVMACNPNKYIPRPPATEQDFNARVAGASVDKCPCPREARKHCGFMASLGNQDVPPEGAKNRVEAATIDTAQKPQKSAFRNCRCKFY, from the coding sequence ATGCAGAACTCCGGGCGAGGTGCAGACCACTTCAACTTCATCACGCGGACGGACCGCAAAAGTCTGCACACCCAAATCGGTTtgctggtgaccaaggcgaaGGAAGTGACCGCAGCGGAGCTGCACGAGCGGAGCAGAAGGCTGAAGAACATGCTGGATGAGGAGGACAAGCGGTACGAGGAGGAGTTTTCGAACACGGTGAAGAACCGGATCGACCAGGACATCAAGGAACGAAAGGAGCACCTCCACGCCATCAAGGAGCAGGTTGCCAAGCAGCAGAAGAAGTTCCTCGAGGAGAAGCACATACAGCAGGTCATGCTGGACTGCTACGAGATCCGCGAGGCTCTTCGGCATCAGGACCTTGTGGAGACGAAGATAGTCCAGGAGGAGCAAATTCTGGAGAACCAACGGAAGAAGCGGCGCGAGTGCCAGCAGGATAACTATTGGCTGGAGCTGAATCGCCGTCGGTGGGTCCAGTTCGACTGCAACCAAGCTGAGGAAAACCAGAGGCGCCACCAGATGCAACAGCAAGTGAATCATGTCCTGGCCGTCCAAGTAGCTGAGCACGAGGAGAAGCGCAAGGAGGAACTAGCAGAAAGGATGGAAGACGAGCGGTTAATTAATTCTCTTCTGGAGGAGATTCGCTTGGAGGAGTTTGTGAAAGAGCACCAAGCTGCGCCAGTGGACCAACTAGCCTACCAGGCCGAGCTACTGAAGGAGATCGAGCGCAAGAGATGCGCCCGCCTGGCGGAGTGGGAGGCGGAGAAGGCGGACCACATGGCCTTCTGCCGGGAAACGCAACGGTTAGAAGCCGAAGCTCTGGCCAAGATCGCTCAGTCTAAGAAGGACCTTAACCGAGCTACTCTGGAATACCTGGCCTACCTTCGCCGCATGCAATCTCTTGAATTGGGAATCGAGAAGATGATGGACGAGCGCATCGCCGATCTCTACCAGCTGGACATGTGCACCAAGGTCAACATCACAGAAAGGGTACGGGTGAAGCGGGAGGCTGCAGAGAAGTGCCACGTGATCCTCCGGAAACAGATGTGCGAGGACTACGAACGCAAAATCCGTTCTGATGCTGAACTCCGGGAGAACAAAATGATGGAGAATCGATTCGTTCATCCGGAGGTCACTCATGAAATGATTGCGTGCCGCCAGATCCAGCACAAAGCAGACCTGGATGCACAAATAAAGGAGATGAAGCGTATCCAAGCGGAGGAAGAGAAAAGATTTGATAGTCGCCTTATGGCCGCTGTCGATGACCCCGTCCTTTGCAAAAGACTAGCTAAGGAGATCTTGGAAAATGGTATTGATTACCTCGCCCCGCATCCAAACTGGCGGGTTATGGCCTGTAATCCCAACAAGTACATCCCCAGACCTCCGGCCACCGAGCAAGATTTCAATGCCAGAGTTGCCGGTGCCAGTGTGGACAAATGTCCTTGCCCAAGAGAAGCCAGAAAGCATTGCGGCTTCATGGCTAGTCTGGGTAACCAGGATGTACCTCCCGAGGGAGCCAAGAACCGTGTGGAAGCAGCCACGATTGACACGGCCCAAAAGCCACAGAAATCCGCCTTTCGAAATTGCCGCTGTAAATTCtattag